The following DNA comes from Solea solea chromosome 6, fSolSol10.1, whole genome shotgun sequence.
ACTGGTGGCTACTGTTCAAAGCAGGTCAAGCAGAACTGGATCTGTTAATGTCTTTTTGTTTCTATAGTTAATACAGCAAAAGactgcattttgttttctttttgttgtgcATTTAAATAAGACAATAAACAATTGTGTCAGATGCACACTTGCGCTCACTACTGAAGGGTTGGTGTCAGTATTGTGGTTGCTCAGAGCGTGTAAACggctattttctttttctggccCATTAGGCACTGTTTCGATTGTGCCCCTGGGAGAGCACATTCTCATGCTCTGTCAGGCTGCCCAGAAATGTTTCACCTCAGATGAATCGACTGTCTGgttcactgttttatttatgcaGTTGAGCAGGCATGTTTCAGAGTGGGAACATCTTTCAGAAGAACAAAAAATTATTCATAGATTTGAATTTGAAGCTGAAAATGGcgcttatatttatttattcagcaaCTCTCACTGAGATTGTTTCCTCTATAgggaatattatttttttaaaaacatttatattatgaGTTTTTGAATGACTCTTTAAGTTGCTTATTGTTTAACAGTCTCAGTTCCTGGGAGTTGCAGGAAAAGCAGAACCGATGAACTTCTTTCCATCACCATAGAAGGTTTTCTCCCAGGTATAGGTTTGGATGATGAGCTCCTTTCCTCCCAGGCTAAGACGACACCTGAGGATGAtggacaataaaaaataaataaatgagggaaCATTCACCATCTGGGGAACACTGCAGGACATTTGGATTTACTCACTGTTTTCCAGGGCGAGTGATGTAACACAGGCTGTACAGTGCAAAGTCAAACTCAGGGCTGCAGCCCATCACTGCAGATCCGACCTGCTTATAGTAGCCATCCCATTTGAACTGCATCCCCATCACATCAGGGTAGTTCGTCCACTGAGTGATagaaatgaagaacatgaatGGAGTGCTTCACATATCACAACATAAACCACACTGTAGATGCTTACAGGCCCATTGAAGCTGTGGCTGTAGTAGTTCAGCTCTCCTCTTTTTTCAAGAAGATAAAACTGGATCCAGTTGTGAAAGCCAGACACCTTTCCCCCCTTGATCTCTCCTATCACACAGAATGTTCATCTTAGTGAAAAcacatgtgcatttattttcaacacGGCAACGCTTCAAAGACATCTGCTCTGCCCAAACCTGCAAAGATGTGTTCAAAGCCACTGGAATccattttgttgttgtagcgggAGTACAGACCGAACCACATCATCTCCAGATCATGAGTGAACTCTTCCTCCGATGCATAGACACCTTAAAATGAAGAATATTtggtatcactttattttgatagttgATTAGAGAAGTTTGCAAAGTGTGGAggccacacatttttaaaaggtttcGTTAGTACCACATTTATCTGTACATCTTTATTCATATTTGCTAATTACGTAGCAACAGATTATCTTCACAAAGGTATACAAACAATTAATAGTattttcattatatttgacTTTAAACCAAGTGGCACCCAGTCGTGATGTCACCCATAGGAATatgaactcctgttttgaagcctcaggATTTGTCATTATGCCAGCACCACGTTGAGGTTTTGCaaacagatgtcacctgcaaccggGCTCCTAATGGACGACACCAACTGtccatcacactggtgtccactcatacgtGCTGTGCTTTAATAATATGCTATTGGAAAAGAGCCTGAATTGATGAGTGAGAACATTAACCCCTCatgaaaatgttaattaatgttaaaaataaagtggCGGGCTCTTTTTTCCAATTGACAACAATTCAGAGAGTACTTTTTGCAACGAGTGAAgatgccccctagtggctatttcatatatattttatttcctggttggctATATGTGGAAACAGGAAGACAAcatctgttttttaaattaatgatCTATACTAAAAACTTATTGTTGATGAGGTGGAGGTTTGTGTGCGGGGTCACATTTGGTCTGAAGGGGATGCTTCTGGACACATTTTCAGTGACGTGCCTGGTCTTATCGGGTCTTTCAACACCATACACCCTCCTCCAGTTGACCCGACTTTGGCTGATCAGACAGCAGCCTGTGTCCAGACAACAGCCTAGCTACTGCCTCTTCGGTGGAACTGTGGATGGCTCTCCTCATTCTACATCCCACCTCTACTGGGAGACATCCTGCTCTCCATCCTGCCTTGTGGCAGCTGCTGACCAGCTCCGAGTATTTtctaagctttttttttgcaaaggcCAGGGTTGAACTGTCATGAATGTGCCATTTAGGGACGTAGTTACCTTTTGTGTAAAGGAAGGCAAACAGCTCCCTCCCCAGCTCAGTGTTGGACATGGCCTCCTTGATGAAAGTCTCCTGCTCAGCGAGCTGCTGAGGATTGAAGTCCTCCGCCTGTCCAGTCATCCTCTTATAGTTGTCCAGCACAGCCAGGAAGGCAGCATATGTAGGTCTAGAGAAGAGCGCATCCTCATCCAGGAAGCGGAACAAGCTGgaaatgcaaaacacaaacaccagatgacacaaaaaaagaggtaaaTGTGTCCAATGAGATAATGCTATGATAAAAAGACTGTCTGCTCACGGCCTGGGGGACCGATCTGTCTGTGAGCTTGTCTCAGAGTCATGcaccaaagcctgagggtcaatgATCAACTCTGAGGCTGAGGCCTTGTTCGAGTCCAGAGCATAAAGCGCCTCAGAGATGGCCTTG
Coding sequences within:
- the endou gene encoding uridylate-specific endoribonuclease A, translated to MKVIALLTLCVTLVCQGYSNSLDSCQGRCGYGTNNNFSCQCNSACERYSDCCSDYAELCKAGATSCKGRCDEKYNSQNKCHCNSKCTQYKNCCSDYTDLCDGDSGDGSSVITDADIKAISEALYALDSNKASASELIIDPQALVHDSETSSQTDRSPRPLFRFLDEDALFSRPTYAAFLAVLDNYKRMTGQAEDFNPQQLAEQETFIKEAMSNTELGRELFAFLYTKGVYASEEEFTHDLEMMWFGLYSRYNNKMDSSGFEHIFAGEIKGGKVSGFHNWIQFYLLEKRGELNYYSHSFNGPWTNYPDVMGMQFKWDGYYKQVGSAVMGCSPEFDFALYSLCYITRPGKQCRLSLGGKELIIQTYTWEKTFYGDGKKFIGSAFPATPRN